From a region of the Desulfomicrobium macestii genome:
- a CDS encoding DMT family transporter — protein MKSESLSMTAVSPIALLPRLAVLGAVVLWGASFSTMRIALQDLHPMSVMWLRMIIALACILPLYRTVSLSAYRKGDWKLLLAAVVFQPCLYFWLESAALGLTSSAQAGIISASVPLLVAVAAWMILKEPLSTRVVGGLLLSVAGVAVLTLGGEATVSAPSPLLGNSMEFLAMVCAAANMIIIRILGRRYDAWTLTVMQVVTGCLFFSPGIVHLLDVPAGTFDMQLILILVFLGAGVTLGAFSLYNWAITRMPASTASAHINLIPVVAVGCGFAFLGETMNPLQMAAACVVLFSVLMTQKS, from the coding sequence ATGAAATCCGAATCCCTTTCCATGACCGCCGTAAGCCCCATCGCCCTTCTGCCTCGTCTGGCCGTGCTGGGTGCGGTGGTGCTCTGGGGGGCATCCTTCTCGACCATGCGCATCGCCCTGCAGGACCTGCATCCGATGAGCGTGATGTGGCTGCGCATGATCATCGCCCTTGCGTGCATCCTGCCGCTGTACCGGACGGTGAGCCTGTCCGCATACCGCAAGGGCGACTGGAAACTGCTCCTGGCCGCCGTCGTTTTTCAGCCCTGCCTCTACTTCTGGCTCGAATCCGCGGCCCTTGGCCTGACCAGTTCGGCCCAGGCCGGGATCATCTCCGCCTCTGTCCCCCTGCTCGTGGCCGTGGCCGCCTGGATGATCCTCAAAGAGCCCCTGAGCACGCGCGTCGTCGGCGGCCTGCTTCTCTCCGTGGCGGGTGTCGCGGTCCTGACCCTCGGCGGGGAAGCCACCGTGTCCGCCCCTTCTCCGCTTCTTGGCAACAGCATGGAATTTCTGGCCATGGTCTGCGCGGCCGCGAACATGATCATCATCCGCATTCTGGGCAGGCGCTATGACGCCTGGACGCTGACGGTCATGCAGGTCGTCACGGGCTGTCTTTTCTTTTCACCGGGCATCGTTCACCTGCTGGATGTTCCGGCGGGCACTTTCGACATGCAGCTGATCCTGATCCTCGTCTTTCTCGGCGCGGGCGTGACACTGGGCGCTTTTTCCCTCTACAACTGGGCCATCACCCGCATGCCCGCGAGCACGGCCTCGGCGCACATCAATCTCATTCCCGTGGTCGCGGTGGGTTGCGGATTCGCCTTTCTGGGCGAAACCATGAACCCGTTGCAGATGGCCGCGGCCTGCGTGGTCCTCTTCTCGGTCCTCATGACCCAGAAATCGTAG
- a CDS encoding citrate synthase, translating into MQKKDTATLTIDGKSYELPIVRGTEGEVAVDVSCLRSQAGVITLDQGYANTGSCYSAISFVDGEKGILRYRGYPIEQLARQSSFVETVMLLVFGELPTREERAAFRTMLGDTALLHEDLMHHFEGFPPNGHPMAILSAVINSLGAYNPDLLDIQTEAVFRKAVAKLVSKVRTIAAFSYRKSAGLPIIYPDPSRSYCENFLHMMFSVPYKEHVPTPEAQKALSQFLMVHADHEQNCSCSTVRMVGSSEANLFASVSAGICALWGRLHGGANSAVVHTLENIRDGDLTVKECIEKVKRKEFRLMGFGHRVYKNFDPRAKVLKECATNLLASLHIKDPFLDIAQELEEIALHDDYFVSRKLYPNVDFYSGLILRALNIPVNMFPVMFAIGRLPGWIAHWHEQHLEENTRIHRPRQVYVGPNIRDYIPMKDR; encoded by the coding sequence ATGCAAAAAAAAGATACAGCCACTTTGACCATTGACGGCAAGTCCTACGAGCTGCCCATCGTGCGCGGCACCGAGGGCGAAGTCGCGGTGGACGTGAGCTGTCTGCGCAGCCAGGCCGGGGTCATCACCCTGGACCAAGGCTACGCCAATACCGGATCATGTTACAGCGCAATCAGCTTCGTGGACGGAGAGAAGGGAATTCTGCGTTATCGCGGCTACCCCATCGAGCAGTTGGCCAGGCAGAGTTCCTTTGTGGAAACGGTCATGCTCCTCGTTTTCGGCGAACTGCCGACCCGCGAGGAACGGGCCGCCTTCCGGACCATGCTCGGCGATACGGCACTGCTGCATGAGGATCTCATGCACCACTTCGAAGGTTTTCCACCCAACGGGCATCCCATGGCCATCCTCTCGGCGGTCATCAATTCCCTGGGGGCCTACAACCCTGATCTGCTGGACATCCAGACCGAAGCCGTGTTTCGCAAGGCCGTGGCCAAGCTCGTCAGCAAGGTGCGCACCATCGCGGCTTTCAGTTATCGCAAGTCCGCAGGGCTGCCCATCATCTACCCGGACCCCAGCCGCTCCTACTGCGAAAACTTTCTGCACATGATGTTCTCCGTGCCTTACAAGGAGCACGTGCCCACTCCCGAAGCGCAGAAGGCCCTGTCGCAGTTCCTGATGGTGCACGCCGATCACGAGCAGAATTGTTCCTGCTCCACGGTGCGCATGGTCGGATCGAGCGAAGCCAACCTTTTTGCCTCGGTTTCCGCCGGAATCTGCGCCCTGTGGGGCCGGTTGCACGGAGGGGCCAACTCCGCCGTGGTGCACACGCTTGAAAACATCCGCGACGGGGATCTCACGGTCAAGGAGTGCATCGAGAAGGTCAAACGCAAGGAATTCAGGCTCATGGGCTTTGGGCACAGGGTCTACAAGAACTTCGACCCCCGGGCCAAGGTCCTGAAGGAATGCGCCACGAACCTGCTGGCCTCCCTGCACATCAAGGACCCGTTCCTCGACATCGCCCAGGAACTTGAAGAGATCGCGCTGCATGACGATTATTTCGTTTCGCGTAAGCTCTATCCCAACGTGGACTTCTATTCCGGGCTGATCCTGCGCGCCCTGAACATCCCGGTGAACATGTTCCCGGTCATGTTCGCCATCGGCCGCCTGCCGGGCTGGATCGCGCACTGGCACGAACAGCATCTGGAAGAGAACACCCGCATCCATCGCCCTCGCCAGGTTTACGTGGGGCCGAACATCCGGGATTACATACCGATGAAGGATCGTTGA
- a CDS encoding bifunctional acetate--CoA ligase family protein/GNAT family N-acetyltransferase, translating to MSVKHLDLLFKPNSLAIIGASRDPNSVSAILMRNLMSGKFLGPVLPVSGAQEAIFGVLSYVDVASLPLTPDMAIICSPAHEIPDRLVELADSGTHVAVIMDPGYALLEAKERAQMDEKIRTVLREKDIRVLGPGSLGMIVPASGVNASLSRVGAKEGRIAFVTQSDSLFESVLDWAKTNNVGFSHCISLGRQLDVDFSCVLDYLGSDPATKAILLYVENIQDARRFMSATRASARNKPILVIRPRRLPCDLRDAASELTEMDQDQIYDAAFRRAGMVRVDDIDSLFEGARTLANYKPLRGNGLAIMTNGQSIGLLAADTLTNGGGELASITEETQLKLEEILGHERCSDNPVTLPYNATPDTYARVLSVLVRAADVGCVLILHVPFQGTSSLEIAQAVTQVAKTSRCLVLANWLGEETVRDTKDVFEEAAIPVFDRPGKAIMAYLHMLRYKRTQKILMQTPDSLPADFFPDTEHALKIIKDALEDGRNHLTEDESRQVLAAYGVPVVETKICKSAMQAVEAASEIGFPVALKIRSPQISQPFDIGGIALDLTTPDLVFEAAANMSARVHAQVPNAYIEGFTVQKMGRRPGAHELFISVFTDKIFGPVLRFGHGGVSAPVINDHSVTLPPLNMGLAKELISRTRIYKLLQGSRRQAAADIDDICLALIQISQMVIDLPQIVTLEMNPIFADDLGVLALGARIWIQPTQVSGPERLAIRPYPRELEECVRLKNGEQVLLRPIRPEDAQAHLDFIHKLPEEDLRLRFFGLIQNFVLSDMPKFTQIDYDREMAFIATQNVDGVPRTLGVVRTSTKPDNSSAEFAIIISADMKGTGLGSVLFEKMIRYCKGRGTRYLEGQTMPRNKGMIGLAKRFGLTISHNYEEELVEMRLPLWEWEPGS from the coding sequence ATGAGCGTCAAACACCTGGATCTGTTGTTCAAGCCCAATTCCCTGGCCATCATCGGTGCGTCCCGCGATCCGAATTCAGTCAGCGCCATCCTCATGCGCAACCTCATGTCCGGCAAGTTCCTCGGACCAGTGCTGCCTGTTTCCGGAGCGCAGGAGGCCATTTTCGGCGTCCTTTCATATGTTGACGTGGCTTCCCTGCCGCTGACGCCGGACATGGCCATCATCTGCTCTCCCGCGCACGAAATCCCGGATCGTCTCGTCGAACTGGCCGACAGCGGCACCCACGTAGCCGTGATCATGGACCCTGGTTATGCCTTGCTTGAAGCCAAAGAGCGAGCGCAAATGGACGAAAAGATCCGCACCGTGCTGCGAGAGAAAGACATCCGCGTGCTCGGCCCGGGCAGCCTGGGCATGATCGTCCCGGCGAGCGGAGTCAACGCGAGCCTGTCCCGGGTGGGGGCCAAGGAGGGACGCATCGCCTTTGTGACCCAGTCCGACAGCCTCTTCGAATCGGTTCTGGACTGGGCCAAGACCAACAACGTCGGCTTTTCCCACTGCATTTCGCTTGGCCGCCAGCTGGACGTGGATTTCAGCTGCGTGCTCGACTATCTTGGGTCCGATCCGGCCACCAAGGCCATCCTGCTCTATGTTGAAAACATCCAGGACGCACGCCGCTTCATGTCCGCGACCCGGGCCAGCGCCCGCAACAAGCCCATTCTGGTCATCCGTCCGCGCCGTCTGCCCTGCGACCTGCGCGACGCAGCCAGCGAACTCACGGAGATGGATCAGGATCAGATCTACGACGCCGCCTTCCGCCGGGCAGGCATGGTCCGCGTGGACGACATCGACTCCCTGTTCGAGGGCGCGCGCACCCTGGCCAACTACAAGCCGCTGCGCGGCAACGGCCTGGCCATCATGACCAACGGACAGAGCATCGGACTGCTGGCCGCCGACACCCTGACCAACGGCGGGGGAGAGCTCGCCTCCATCACCGAGGAAACCCAGCTCAAGCTGGAGGAGATCCTGGGCCATGAGCGCTGCTCCGACAACCCCGTGACCCTGCCCTACAATGCCACGCCCGACACCTACGCCCGGGTCCTGAGCGTTCTGGTCCGCGCGGCGGATGTCGGCTGCGTGCTCATTCTGCATGTTCCGTTTCAGGGCACTTCCAGCCTTGAAATCGCCCAGGCCGTGACCCAGGTCGCCAAGACCAGCCGTTGCCTCGTGCTCGCCAACTGGCTGGGCGAGGAGACGGTGCGCGACACCAAGGACGTCTTCGAGGAGGCGGCCATTCCGGTTTTCGACCGTCCGGGCAAGGCCATCATGGCCTACCTGCACATGCTGCGCTACAAGCGCACGCAAAAAATCCTGATGCAGACCCCGGATTCGCTGCCGGCGGACTTTTTTCCGGATACCGAACACGCCCTGAAGATCATCAAGGACGCCCTCGAAGATGGCCGCAACCACCTCACCGAGGACGAATCGCGTCAGGTCCTGGCGGCCTACGGTGTGCCCGTGGTCGAGACCAAGATCTGCAAGTCGGCCATGCAGGCCGTGGAGGCGGCATCCGAGATCGGCTTTCCGGTGGCGCTCAAGATCCGTTCGCCTCAGATCAGTCAGCCTTTCGACATTGGCGGCATCGCCCTGGACCTGACCACGCCCGATCTGGTTTTCGAAGCGGCCGCCAACATGTCCGCGCGCGTCCATGCCCAGGTCCCTAACGCCTACATCGAGGGCTTCACCGTCCAGAAGATGGGCCGCAGGCCCGGCGCCCACGAGCTTTTCATTTCCGTCTTCACGGACAAGATCTTCGGTCCGGTGCTGCGCTTCGGCCACGGCGGCGTCTCCGCGCCGGTCATCAACGACCACTCCGTGACCCTGCCTCCGCTGAACATGGGCCTGGCCAAGGAACTCATCTCCCGCACCCGCATCTATAAACTTCTGCAGGGCTCAAGGCGGCAGGCTGCGGCGGACATCGACGACATCTGCCTGGCCCTCATCCAGATCAGTCAGATGGTCATAGACCTGCCCCAGATCGTGACTCTTGAAATGAACCCGATCTTTGCCGACGACCTTGGAGTGCTGGCGCTGGGCGCCCGGATCTGGATTCAGCCCACGCAGGTCTCGGGCCCGGAAAGGCTGGCCATCCGTCCATACCCGCGCGAGCTTGAAGAGTGCGTGCGCCTGAAAAACGGCGAGCAGGTCCTCCTGCGGCCCATTCGCCCCGAGGACGCCCAGGCCCACCTCGATTTCATCCACAAATTGCCCGAGGAAGACCTGCGGCTGCGCTTCTTCGGCCTGATCCAGAACTTCGTCCTGAGCGACATGCCCAAATTCACCCAGATCGACTACGACCGCGAGATGGCCTTCATCGCCACGCAGAATGTCGACGGGGTGCCAAGGACGCTCGGCGTGGTGCGCACATCCACCAAACCCGACAATTCGTCGGCCGAATTCGCCATAATCATCAGCGCGGACATGAAGGGAACCGGCCTTGGCTCGGTGCTGTTCGAAAAGATGATCCGCTACTGCAAGGGACGCGGAACCCGCTACCTCGAAGGCCAGACCATGCCCCGCAACAAGGGCATGATCGGCCTTGCCAAACGGTTTGGCCTGACCATATCCCATAACTACGAGGAGGAGCTGGTCGAAATGCGCCTTCCCCTCTGGGAGTGGGAACCCGGAAGTTGA